The uncultured Campylobacter sp. genome has a window encoding:
- a CDS encoding TonB-dependent receptor, translated as MKFKISLAACMCLLCGSLAAAQSGGNSAPEKSQNMGVIEVNSVGDNISESGIDEGFLSKNVQHGLLAGKRALDLPYQINTISKEIMNHQGVTGYEEAVKYFPSAQIQMRGGATVGRPQTRGFEGSVVGNSFWDGFYTISTTAIPMAMFESFQVQNGVAGSLYGAQNPVGIFSYTRKRPVKDQYIIWSDYMSRSNLGLGLDLSDKFEKFGYRAVFYGSNGDRQPKGSNLQRRLASVTMEFYPTGDLTFETAASYYEHNTKGFAGQFALGVRDGKIVDGMELPKAVDSSKRGLGQSFGGMHLKTTTASAKFKFTPTDKWYLEGGFQFQRADRDTHGVVNYILPSTHPQYTKPGDYQTRHSGGATAAYRFDLPSGYLKANTQFNTGDIEHDFSVQTNGYHWTQDRYKNASTNYTSPTIGNIYDPKILNYTGARRGSGLYHYAVLDMYNVSVLDDITINDKFDVMLSASKAWMRQESYNARQQRLVKAYSDSGYSWAGSLIFHPIEDASIYYTYADSLQQGSTYVYNSGPHNGEVASTSPYRSKQHEIGAKIRVADMIDFSVAYFDIRRPIAYLNSSTGIYGINGEQRNRGFEFMSGGRITQNLSVLGGFTYIDPKMHNVSIEGANRKVANGIPKLNANLMFDYEIPGTNKLAISTNFHYTGKMYLDDLNTQHTPSFFVTDLGIRYTSERLLGDKTTLRFNVNNVFNKKYWAGMYPASADGAGGLNVTSVLGSANGVTLGESRSFMLSAEVKF; from the coding sequence CGAGGTAAATTCCGTCGGCGATAATATCAGCGAGAGCGGCATCGACGAGGGCTTTTTGAGCAAAAACGTGCAGCATGGTCTGCTTGCGGGCAAGCGCGCTTTGGATCTTCCGTATCAGATCAACACGATTAGCAAGGAGATCATGAATCACCAAGGCGTCACCGGCTACGAGGAGGCGGTCAAATACTTCCCGTCCGCGCAGATTCAGATGCGCGGCGGCGCTACGGTCGGACGCCCGCAGACGCGCGGCTTTGAGGGCAGCGTCGTAGGCAACAGCTTCTGGGACGGCTTTTATACGATTTCGACGACGGCGATTCCGATGGCGATGTTTGAGAGCTTTCAGGTACAAAACGGCGTCGCGGGCTCGCTCTACGGCGCGCAAAATCCGGTCGGAATTTTCAGTTACACGCGCAAGCGCCCTGTAAAAGATCAATACATAATTTGGAGCGATTATATGTCGCGAAGCAACCTGGGGCTTGGTCTTGATCTATCCGATAAATTTGAAAAATTCGGCTACCGCGCGGTATTTTACGGATCAAACGGCGACAGACAACCGAAGGGTTCAAATTTACAGCGTCGCTTAGCCAGCGTCACGATGGAATTTTATCCGACGGGCGATCTTACTTTTGAAACCGCGGCAAGCTATTATGAGCACAATACTAAAGGCTTTGCGGGGCAGTTTGCTCTCGGCGTGCGAGACGGTAAGATTGTAGACGGCATGGAGCTTCCAAAGGCGGTAGATTCTTCAAAACGCGGTCTTGGGCAGAGCTTTGGAGGAATGCATCTAAAAACCACTACCGCAAGCGCGAAATTTAAATTTACGCCTACCGATAAATGGTATTTAGAGGGCGGCTTTCAGTTTCAGCGCGCCGATCGTGATACTCATGGAGTTGTAAATTATATCTTGCCTAGCACACATCCGCAATATACAAAGCCGGGCGATTATCAAACCAGACACAGCGGCGGTGCTACGGCGGCATATAGATTCGATCTGCCAAGCGGCTATCTCAAGGCTAATACGCAGTTTAACACGGGCGATATCGAGCATGATTTTAGCGTACAGACCAACGGATATCACTGGACGCAGGATAGATATAAAAACGCGAGCACCAACTACACTTCACCTACTATAGGCAATATCTACGATCCTAAAATTCTAAATTACACCGGCGCTAGGCGTGGAAGTGGGCTGTATCACTATGCGGTTTTGGATATGTATAACGTCTCGGTGTTAGACGATATCACGATAAACGATAAATTTGACGTGATGCTAAGCGCATCTAAGGCGTGGATGAGGCAGGAATCCTACAATGCCCGCCAGCAAAGACTTGTCAAAGCCTATAGCGATTCGGGCTATAGCTGGGCGGGAAGCCTGATTTTCCATCCGATAGAGGACGCTAGTATCTACTACACCTACGCAGATAGCTTGCAGCAGGGCTCTACCTATGTTTATAATAGCGGTCCGCATAACGGTGAGGTCGCCTCTACATCTCCGTATCGCTCCAAACAGCACGAGATCGGTGCTAAGATCCGCGTAGCCGATATGATCGATTTTAGCGTGGCGTATTTCGATATTCGCAGACCTATCGCGTATCTAAATAGCTCTACGGGGATCTACGGCATAAACGGCGAGCAGCGCAACCGCGGATTTGAGTTTATGAGCGGCGGACGAATTACGCAAAATTTAAGCGTGCTCGGAGGCTTTACCTACATCGATCCTAAGATGCATAACGTAAGCATCGAGGGCGCTAACCGCAAGGTTGCAAACGGCATCCCTAAACTAAACGCAAATTTGATGTTTGATTACGAGATCCCGGGCACAAACAAGCTTGCGATCAGTACAAATTTCCACTACACCGGCAAGATGTATCTGGATGATCTAAACACTCAGCACACTCCTAGCTTTTTCGTTACCGATCTTGGTATCAGATATACGAGCGAGCGTCTTTTGGGCGATAAGACCACGCTACGTTTCAACGTAAATAACGTATTTAACAAAAAGTACTGGGCGGGAATGTATCCTGCGAGCGCCGACGGTGCGGGCGGTCTTAACGTAACTAGCGTGCTAGGCTCGGCAAACGGCGTAACGCTCGGCGAGAGTAGAAGCTTCATGCTCTCTGCGGAGGTAAAATTTTAA